The segment TTAGAAATATTGCTTTGATcaaattattattcaaattacTCTGTTGATGAAACTTGTCGTGAagtggaagtttttttttctggtgtgttggtCTTTATTAATTACTTACATAAATACCCAAAATGTGatcttcatatatatttatattgatctATGAGCATGCACTGAAGGAGAGCTAGCATTGTTTAAAAGCTATGCAATAAACAAGTTATTGGCTGTTTAACTTCCATTTCTTTAGCAAAACTGCTATTTTGTATCCTTACGGATATCTCAGCCGTTTCTCCATGTAGCTCATACTCTGACAGTTTTTcagtttaaaaatatatatatattacatgtatatgtatatgtcacTTTTCTTGATTTCAGAATGAGTCTCGGAACAGTGAGATGCTTGCAGCAGCCTGCGCTGTTGGTGTATCTTGTAACTTTGCTGCCCCCATCGGTGGTGTCCTCTTCAGCATTGAAGTAACATCCGTCTATTTTGCTGTCAGGAATTACTGGAGGGGTTTCTTTGGGGCAGTCTGTGGGGCATTCATGTTCCGTCTTCTGGCTGTCTTCAATAAAGAAGAAGGTTAGAATATCGAAAGATTTAATGGTCTGTTGTTAGGATGaaattgtcaaatatttgtTAGTAGAAATTGAGGATGAAGTTATTAGGATTTAAGTGACCAAAAAATCGAGTGGTAGATGTTTTGATGCTTTTAAAGTGAACAGAGGGAAAGTTTTCAACTTCACTGGTGTCGTTGGAATATGTTAGCTTACCCGTAGAAataaaataagttaataaattaaaaataaattaaaataaattagaGAAGCTGTCTTCAAATCATCAACAAGACAATGTAAGTGAcctgaaaaattaaatatagtAGAACAGCtaataatatgtatatgaaaataTCAGTTTAGATAAAAAAAGTTGAGAAGAGTGCTTTTATGTGTATgcatatttatgtttattgatttcattttcttgtttgtccCTCACAGAAACAATCACAGCCCTTTTCAAAACCAACTTTAGGATCGACTTTCCTTTCGACGTCCAAGAGCTCATTGCGTTTGCTTTCATTGGGTAAGGATCTCAGTCTTTTGGTACTTTTAAGAACCATTGAGAGAATTGTTCATCTATTGTATGAAATGTTGAGATGTCACTGATTTTATAattgggtcaatccatgccaaatcaacagagaccttcacgtcgaccctctcagaatcgcctgaaattgatatggtgtctagccacatgtctcaaaggatgaatttgggcaaaaagaaaaaattgaaaccaAAAACAAGGACACCATGTTTACCAACATTAGAAACTAtccaaatgtatttattaaatgtgttctgtctaatactctttgacgcccccctcccctccccccctgacACCCTTCCCAAACATGCCTTTgtttgtgaatatagagcacactcaaagtaggtcCAGAAAAGGCCCCATCTCATTTTCTGCCTTTTTAATCACTTGTTACTAAAAATTGAGACCGTatattttcctcaaaattagctaaattagAAGAGtggtcacatgtcttccacaatatctgcaatatcagacataaaatacttttacatttattctgagagggtcgacgtggaggcctctgttgatttggcatggattgacccaatTGTTGCTAGTTTCACTGCTCATGAGTCCATTCTTTCCTGTTTCAGTATTGTCTGCGGATTCGGTGGTGCTTTGTTTGTCTACACTCATCGGAAAATAGTCGACTTTATAAGAGGGCAGAAGAAGGTGAAACGATTTCTGGAAAAGAAGTAAGTGAGGCTTGCATGATATGTGTTTACAAGTAGGCCGAGTCGTTAACAGTCTCAGTAGTTCTAGTGTGTTGTATCTCCCTTTGCAGGAAGTGACAAGaagaaatgggggaggggttggggtggagAGAAGGTGAGGGGTTGGGTGGagagaaggggaggggttggggtggagaggaggggaggggttggcaTGTGTAGGGGACTCTTCATCTTCCAATTACAGTCACCACTGTTTCATGATGAGTACATTTCTTcctagataaaaaaaaactgtctcTTAAAGTTCCTCTTGTTAAACAAAATCATCCTGGTTATCCCTCTGGCAATCTCTACCAGATAAGTTTTGCACCAGACCAGATGAGTCATAGCCTATAGTTAGATTTCCTTCTGTGGTTAAGTTTTATCAATCTGCTTTTTTGTTAATGTAGTATATTGCTTCCTAAATATAGATGGATTTTCACATCATTGTTTTCTCCTCAGTCGTTTCATATATCCAACTCTGATCGCTTTGATTGTTTCTACAATGACTTTCCCACTGGGTCTTGGAAGGTACATGGCAGGCGAGGTAAGTACCAAGTCGCAGACATATTTAATCATGTTTGAAAATTCCAGGAAATGTTTAACTGGAAGGAAGGAgaatgccatgccatgctgttaTTGATCAGAAATTAAGAATCAGATAGTGATCGTCTATCAAATTAACTGTAAAGTCCCCATTGAATCTTGTCATCTTTCATTGCCAAATCACGATATGGACAATTAAGTCGTATTTGTCATGAGTTTGGGGTCTGTTGGGTGGGGATGGGTGTGTGCGATACAACAGGTGCAAAACTTGTTCGCACAGTTAATGATAGTtaacaaaaaattcaaacatgggTCTATTTCACAAGTTTTCTTTCTCTGAAACAAATTTATAACAAAGTAAAATAGAAGATACTGGATcttttgaataattttcaacaaaattttaTCTCGGTCATTGATAATCAAATCCTGAACTACTCCTTCAGTTTCTATCAATATAACAGTAAAGAGATGTTTTGATTCCTTGTCAGAGGTGGAATCTATGCAATGgcgatggtgtgtgtgtgatgtCTTGGCTTGTTAACAGGATAATTAAAAGACATATAGCGGGGGGAActtcatatttggcatgtggatgCACCTTACAGAGTAGAAGAacgcttttgtttctttcagagttcaaaggtcatttgaggacaAGTCGGAAAACCTTGtcaacacaataactcaaagcCATAAAGTGGTTGAACTGCGTATTTGGTTTGTGGATGCACCATAATGAGTATAagaaactcatatttttatgtTGAGgtggaaggtcatttgaggccaacagaggtcaaagtcagaAAACTataaaacacaataactcacaAAGTAGAGGTTGGATGAACTCCATACATAGTCACATGGATGCACCTTATCAAGTAGAAGAAtcatattgttttctgtggaggtcaaaggccgttttaggtcaacagaggtcaaagtctgaaaaccttgtaaacatgataacacaAAAACTGTATgatggatgaacttcatatagTATGTGGATGCaccatattgagtagaagaaacTCAATTGTTTTCTATGGatgttgaaggtcatttgaggtcaacagtggtcaaagtctgaaaccttGTAAGCTCACAAACCCTTTCCTTTTCTATGTGACTGGTTGTCACAGGATTTGACCTTTGCTCTTTTAAAGTGGCTCAGATGGTTTTCCACTTCCACTAATGACTGTTAGCTTTCGTCAACATCAGAAGGATAGTACCTTTGCAATGGTCAAGTTATCTGGAACTCTTTTctgatgttctggtacttgacttGAGTACGAATTTTCTTTAGTTGCTCTATCCATATGTAAGCTTagaaggcaaggaatcactaagcctgttGGTTTTctggtttttaattttcaaccATATTTTTATCTTCTCTGTAGCTGACGGCCAAAGAGCAGATTAATGAATTATTCAGTAACACGACCTTGGGAGGCGCTCCCGAAGATGGGTTAAAGCCGTGGCACAGACCCAACGTTTACATCACACTGGTCGTATTTATCATTATGGAGGTAATTAAACATTGTAGAAAAAgttttaaagtaattttccAGGGACAGAAATTGACTTGATCAAACCTTTGCTGTAAtacatttggggggggggggtagagacCATGTCCTCCAATTATGGGGATATCGCCGATTGAAATCTTAATAACCTTATATTTATGTCTGTTTTATTCATCTTTGAGTTCCACAGTTACAGCTCTTTGTATATATCATTCCCTCCCCTGGGCCCCACTTACAAGTACTTTGTATATATCAGCCCCTCCCCTGGGCCACACTTACAAGTACTTTGTATATATCAGCCCCTCCCCTGGGCCACACTTACAAGTACTTTGTATATATCAGCCCCTCCCCTGGGCCACACTTACAAGTACTTTGTATATATCAGCCCCTCCCCTGGGCCACACTTACAAGTACTTTGTATATATCAAGTGGACATTATGCTCCGGTTAACAACCATAGTAATGCTGTACTTATTAACTAGATTTGCTGCAGAGTTTCCGTGTGAAAAGAGAAGGTAGGAAAAAATTACAAAAGGTGAATTTATTGGGTACATTTAGCTCTATTCAGTGTTAGacgtaattttatttttattattttatttaactaCAGTCTACTCTGTTTAATTTCACACACACAAATCGACGATGTTGCACTAAATAGGTGAATTCGAATGTTGACAGTTGGAAGTTAAATTATTTTTGTGTCTAGCAAGCAGATATCTTATGACCACGATGTATGTTTGATACTAAAATTGTTAATTTGTCTCTAGTTTTGGATGACCGCTTTAGCGGTGACACTCCCGGTGCCAACTGGAGTATTCATGCCAGTCTTCACCATCGGTGCTGCGTTTGGACGGCTGGTAGGTGAGAGCATGGCAGCCTGGTTTCCACGAGGTATTCCAAATGGAGATGATTTAAATTTAGTTATACCGGGAGGATATGCAGTAGTTGGTGAGTTTTAAAAATACTTTAATTTTGATTGATGATAGTATCAGTCCTACCAACCACCTTGACTACCCCCTGTCCACCCTGACTACCCCAATCACACACACCATCTCGACCACCCATACCACACTGACTTCCCCTACCACACTGACTACCTAGACTACCCAACCACCCAGACTTCACCAACGGCCCCAACCACACTGACCATCCTAATCACCCAACCACCCAGATGGCCCCAACCACATTGACTACCCCGAGCACATTGACTACCCAGACTCCTATTACCGCCCCAACCACCAAGACTTCCCAGACGGCACCCAACCACACTGACCACCCGACCAGGCTGACTAATCTGACCACACTGATCTGACCACACTAACCATCCTGATCACCCAGTCGTACTGACTTCTCCAACCACACTGACCACCCGACTACCGAACCACCCAGACTTCCCCCCCCCGACAGCTCCAACCACACTGACCACCCCGACTACCCAACCACCCAGACTTCCCCAACAGCCCCAACCACACTGACCACCCCGACTATGCTGACTACCCTGACCACACTGACTACCCTGACCATGCTGAATACCCTGCCAACCATTAATTCAATAACCTGTATGTATTACATGTATAGGAAAATGAACTTCCTTCTCAGGGATTATACAGCAGCTTTCCAGGTGAATTTTTGGGAATGTGGGATGGCGACCTCCTTTATGTACATTGATACTCTCTCCCTTTAACAACATGAACCTCATGATCTCTAAGTTTTAAGTGAGGAACAACTGTTAAAACATGGCAACGGTGATCCATTTTGTCAGGATTCGTTGATGtaagaaaatacatttttttgtctGCATAAACAAGAAGCAGGTACTTCCACTCAAGATTCTCTTGCTAATGAATGAGACTTCCTTCAAGATGATGACACTAAAACAGAAAATTGAAGtgaagaattaaaagaaaatttgaagaattgaaaatttgatgaaactgtTTTAACTGTACTTTTTGGATTTCCTTTCTTAGGTGCGGCTGCTCTTTCAGGGTCTGTCACTCACACTATATCAACGTCAGTCATAGTATTCGAGTTAACGGGGCAGATTACTCATATTTTACCAGTTATGGTAAGTGTACTTTTAATTATTCCTAATCAATGTAGGCCATCACAGTTATCAAGTTTGCTTCTCTACATTCCATTGGAAAACTCAATATATATCAGATAtgaggaaaatacaaaattgtttACAGGAGCAAATACAGTCAACAAAAATGAAGAGTAGAAAATAACTGATGTCGTATGGAAGcagaggaaccagaaataagttACGTACTCTTTCTGAAAAatgatgtatatgtatatatatacatacaaacaaacttATATAAATGGAACCCTATAGTCTGCTATGAGGCCAAAGTTGTGTGACTGTGTCGCAACATTGACAACTAAAAGAAGTAATCCACCAGTTCTGAAAGGATAATTCATCTTTCTCATTTACCCCTCCCCGCCTGCCCCTTCCACCTGCCCAGCCTCATATCCCTCTGTCCTTCAACACCATGTCTGATAGGTGCTGATGCCGGTTTCTTTTTTCACTATTCCAGATTGCAGTACTTATTGCCAACGCCATATCACAACTCTTGCAGCCGTCATTTTACGACAGTATCATCAAAATTAAAAAGCTTCCTTACCTGCCAGATATCAGCCATGCCGGCTCAGCGTAAGTCTCTTTCGATATCACAGAAAAAGATTCCTTTTCTCGTCCAAGGATGACATGTTGCATCAGTGGGCACAGCAGTTGtgtaaagcagcattttgtgtcGAACTTAAAGATTTGTTCTTATGCCAGTGGCTTCCAAATAACTACAACTTCTTTCTTTAGTGTAAAATTTATTAATCTTTCATTTTGTATGTTCAAGAACCTTGAGGTTAGTAGACCTACAGGACTGAGGAATGGGGAAGGGCATTCCAGCTTGTGGTTTAGTTGACCTACAGGGCTGGGGTACGGCCTACAGGGCTGGGGAATGAGGAAGGGCATGCCAGCTTGTGGTTTAGTTAACCTACAGGGCTGGGGTACGGCCTACAGGGCTGGGGTACAGGGAAGGGCATTCCAGCTTGTGGTTTAGTTGACCTACGGGGCTGGGGTACGGCCTACAGGGCTGGGAATGGGAAGGGCATTCCAGCTTGTGGTTTAGTTAACCTACAGGGCCGGGGTACGGCCTTCAGGGCTGGGGAATGGGGAAGGGCATTCCAGCTTGTGGTTTAGTTGACCTACAGGGCTGGGGTACGGCCTACAGGGCTGGGAATGGGGAAGGGCATTCCAGCTTGTGGTTTAGTTAACCTACAGGCCTGGGGTACGGCCTTCAGGGCTGGGGTACAGGGAAGGGCATTCCAGCTTGTGGTTTAGTTGACCTACAGGGCTGGGGTACGGCCTACAGGGCTGGGAATGGGAAGGGCATTCCAGCTTGTGGTTTAGTTAACCTACAGGCCTGGGGTACGGCCTTCAGGGCTGGGGTACAGGGAAGGGCATTCCAGCTTGTGGTTTAGTTGACCTACAGGGCTGGGGTACGGCCTACAGGGCTGGGAATGGGAAGGGCATTCCAGCTTGTGGTTTAGTTAACCTACAGGGCCGGGGTACGGCCTTCAGGGCTGGGGAATGGGGAAGGGCATTCCAGCTTGTGGTTTAGTTAACCTACAGGGCTGGGGTACGGCCTTCAGGGCTGGGGTACGGGGAAGGGCATTCCAGCTTGTGGTTTAGTTAACCTACAGGGCTGGGGTACGGCCTTCAGGGCTGGGGTACGGGGAAGGGCATTCCAGCTTGTGGTTTAGTTAACCTACAGGGCTGGGGTACGGCCTTCAGGGCTGGGGTACGGGGAAGGGCATTCCAGCTTGTGGTTTAGTTGACCTACAGGGCTGGGGTACGGCCTTCAGGGTTGGGGTACGGGGAAGGGCATTCCAGCTTGTGGTTTAGTTAACCTACAGGGCTGGGGTACGGCCTTCAGGGCTGGGGTACGGGGAAGGGCATTCCAGCTTGTGATTTAGTTGACCTACAGGGCTGGGGTACGGCCTTCAGGGTTGGGGTACGGGGAAGGGCATTCCAGCTTGTGGTTTAGTTGACCTACAGGGCTGGGGTACGGCCTTCAGGGCTGGGGAATGGGGAAGGGCATTCCAGCTTGTGGTTCAGTTGACCTACAGGGTTGGGGTACGGCCTTCAGGGCTGGGGAATGGGGAAGGGCATTCCAGCTTGTGGTTCAGTTGACCTACAGGGTTGGGGTACGGCCTTCAGGGCTGGGGTACGGGGAAGGGCATTCCAGCTTGTGGTTTAGTTGACCTACAGGGTTGGGGTACGGCCTACAGGGCTGGGGTACGGGGAAGGGCATTCCAGCTTGTGGTTCAGTTAACCTACAGGGTTGGGGTACGGCCTACAGGGCTGGGGTACGGGGAAGGGCATTCCAGCTTGTGGTTTAGTTAACCTACAGGGTTGGGGTACGGCCTTCAGGGCTGGGGAATGGGGAAGGGCATTCCAGCTTGTGGTTTAGTTAACCTACAGGGCTGGGGTACGGCCTTCAGGGCTGGGGTACGGGGAAGGGCATTCCAGCTTGTGGTTTAGTTAACCTACAGGGCTGGGGTACGGCCTTCAGGGCTGGGGTACGGGGAAGGGCATTCCAGCTTGTGGTTTAGTTAACCTACAGGGCTGGGGTACGGCCTTCAGGGCTGGGGTACGGGGAAGGGCATTCCAGCTTGTGGTTTAGTTAACCTACAGGGCTGGGGTACGGCCTACAGGGCTGGGGAATGGGGAAGGGCATTCCAGCTTGTGGTTTAGTTAACCTACAGGGTTGGGGTACGGCCTTCAGGGCTGGGGAATGGGGAAGGGCATTCCAGCTTGTGGTTTAGTTAACCTACAGGGCTGGGGTACGGCCTACAGGGCTGGGGAATGGGGAAGGGCATTCCAGCTTGTGGTTTAGTTAACCTACAGGGTTGGGGTACGGCCTACAGGGCTGGGGAATGGGGAAGGGCATTCCAGCTTGTGGTTTAGTTGACCTACAGGGCTGGGGTACGGCCTACAGGGCTGGGGTATGGGGATGGGCATTCCAGCTGAGTTGTGTGTCATGGAAGAAAGTGAGGTCATGATGTCAGAAATAGGTTGACAATCTTTGATAAGTTCAGGAGCAACGATAATTGAGATTTCCTTCAACTTGTGAACCAGAAAGGCACATTCTTTTCTGTTGTCATGTTCCCTCCTTGGAGAGTGACCAATAAATGAATATAGACCTTTCTGGATTATTCTGTTAAGTGtcatcatattaaaaaaaaaaacaatgtgaaaGTTAACATACACAGAGAATACCAATGTGACACATTCGTAATGTGCTGTGCACCAGACAAAGAATCCAGGATGAATTATGAATGAAGCTGTGGTTGGGTATTAATAGAGAAACACTTGTCTTTTCCTTCGCAGAACATATGATATATTCGTCGAGCAGATCATGgtgaaaaatgtgaaatttaTATCGTGGCTGTCAACATACAAGGATTTGAAAGATTTACTAGACGGATCAGAACACAGCTCGTATCCATTAGTCGACTCACCAGGTGACtatcaataaataaatgtatttttttttattttggagaGAACTTAAATAATGTTGCAAGTAACCTGAGTGCAGGTTGTTAGTTCTAGTTTTCATACTCTTTGAAAAGTTTTACTATGTGGTCCCAACTCTTTTTCTAGGTGACTGCTCTCCTGTTGTTTCTCTAGGTTTTCATTCTAGTTTCCATACTCTTTGAGAAGTTTACTATGTGGTCCCAACTCTTTATCTAGGTGACTGCTTTCCTGTTGTTGCTCTAGGTTTTATTCTAGTTTTCATACTTGTTGAGAAGTTTTACTATGTGGTCCCAACTCTTTTTCTAGGTGACTGCTTTCCTGTTGTTTCTCTAGGTTTTCATTCTAGTTTCCATACTCTTTGAGAAGTTTACTATGTGGTCCCAACTCTTTATCTAGGTGACTGCTTTCCTGTTGTTTCTCTAGGTTTCATTCTAGTTTCCATACTCTTTGAGAAGTTTTACTATGTGGTCCCAACTCTTTATTTAGGTGACTGCTTTCCTGTTGTTTCTCTAGGTTTTCATTCTAGTTTCCATACTCTTTGAGAAGTTTACTATGTGGTCCCAACTCTTTATCTAGGTGACTGCTTTCCTGTTGTTGCTCTAGGTTTTATTCTAGTTTTCATACTTGTTGAGAAGTTTTACTATGTGGTCCCAACTCTTTTTCGAGGTGACTGCTTTCCTGTTGTTTCTCTAGGTTTTCATTCTAGTTTACATACTCTTTGAGAAGTTTTACTATGTGGTCCCAACTCTTTTTCTAGGTGACTGCTTTCCTGTTGTTTCTCTAGGTTTTCATTCTAGTTTCCATACTCTTTGAGAAGTTTTACTATGTGGTCCCAACTCTTTTTCGAGGTGACTGCTTTCCTGTTGTTTCTCTAGGTTTTCATTCTAGTTTCCATACTCTTTGAGAAGTTTTACTATGTGGTCCCAACTCTTTTTCTAGGTGACTGCTTTCCTGTTGTTTCTCTAGGTTTTCATTCTAGTTTACATACTCTTTGAGAAGTTTTACTATGTGGTCCCAACTCTTTTTCGAGGTGACTGCTTTCCTGTTGTTTCTCTAGGTTTTCAATCTAGTTTCCATACTCTTTGAGAAGTTTTACTATGTGGTCCCAACTCTTTTTCTAGGTGACTGCTTTCCTGTTGTTTCTCTAGGTTTTCATTCTAGTTTACATACTCTTTGAGAAGTTTTACTATGTGGTCCCAACTCTTTTTCGAGGTGACTGCTTTCCTGTTGTTTCTCTAGGTTTTCATTCTAGTTTACATACTCTTTGAGAAGTTTTACTATGTGGTCCCAACTCTTTTTCTAGGTGACTGCTTTCCTGTTGTTTCTCTAGGTTTTCATTCTAGTTTCCATACTCTTTGAGAAGTTTTACTATGTGGTCCCAACTCTTTTTCGAGGTGACTGCTTTCCTGTTGTTTCTCTAGGTTTTCATTCTAGTTTCCATACTCTTTGAGAAGTTTTACTATGTGGTCCCAACTCTTTTTCTAGGTGACTGCTTTCCTGTTGTTTCTCTAGGTTTTCATTCTAGTTTACATACTCTTTGAGAAGTTTTACTATGTGGTCCCAACTCTTTTTCTAGGTGACTGCTTTCCTGTTGTTTCTCTAGGTTTTCATTCTAGTTTACATACTCTTTGAGAAGTTTTACTATGTGGTCCCAACTCTTTATCTAGGTGACTGCTTTCCTGTTGTTTCTCTAGGTTTCATTCTAGTTTCCATACTCTTTGAAAAGTTTTACTATGTGGTCCCAACTCTTTATCTAGGTGACTGCTTTCCTGTTGTTTCTCTAGGTTTTCATTCTAGTTTCCATACTCTTTGAGAAGTTTTACTATGTGGTCCCAAGTCTTAATTTAGGTGACTGCTTTCCTGTTGTTTCTCTAGGTTTTCATTCTAGTTTTCATTTCTAGTTTTCATACTCTTTGAGAAGTGTTACTATGTGGTCTCCCAACTCTTTATCTACTGTAGGTGACTGCTTTCCTGTTGTTTCTCTAGGTTTTCATTCTAGTTTGATTCTAGTTTCCATACTCTTTGAGAAGTTTTACTATGTGGTCCCAACTCTTTATTTAGGTGACTGATGCCCTGTTGTTTCTCTACTTTGGCATCtaagatttctttcttttgtcgACAGAAAACATGGTTTTACTGGGATCCATGCAGAGGGGAGAATTAGAGTACTTACTGGAGAAAAAGATTGGGAGAGCTCGAAGGTTAATAGTTGTCACAGAGAGGAAGATGAGAGAAAGAGGAGCAGATGAGGAGGACAGAGTTATGAGGGCAATGGGACAAAATGCAACAATAGTATCCTTCCATAGACAGGTATGGCATCACATAATGTGTAGGTTATACAATGTCCTTCCATAGACTGGTATGGCATTAAAGGTAGTGTAGCTTATACTATTATACTATAACAGAGGGCCTTCCATAGACAGGTATGGCATTAAATATAATGTACGGTAGGTTATACAACAATAGTAGCCTTCCATAGACTGGTATGGCATTATATGTATCTTAGGTTATCCGACAATAGTGTCCTTCCATAGACAGGTATGGCATTGAATATTAGTTAGGTTATACGACAATAGTGGCCTTCCATAGACTGGTATAGCATCACATGAAGTGTAGGTTATACAACAATAGTGGCCTTCCATAGACAGTATATAGTGCAAGTTATATAACACTGGTGTCCTTCCATAGACTGGTATGGCATTATACAAAGTGTAAGTAATACAACTATAATAGGGTCCTTCCATAGAAAGGTATGG is part of the Apostichopus japonicus isolate 1M-3 chromosome 11, ASM3797524v1, whole genome shotgun sequence genome and harbors:
- the LOC139976196 gene encoding chloride channel protein 2-like isoform X2 codes for the protein MAMQPDRRELGYEQTLMHGRFTRELKQYAKAEAARIRAEKERQREVEDEFRRYQENTICHRIKANLLYAQKFVFEKIGEDWIFLAILGVVMALLSYALDYTIAKFQIAHVQLFGMLNGQPVLQYFAWVGFPIVLVVFSAGFVHLVSANAIGSGIPEMKTILRGVILKEYLTFRTLVSKVIGLATSLGSGLPIGKEGPFVHLASIVSTLLGKVIVSFRGVFQNESRNSEMLAAACAVGVSCNFAAPIGGVLFSIEVTSVYFAVRNYWRGFFGAVCGAFMFRLLAVFNKEEETITALFKTNFRIDFPFDVQELIAFAFIGIVCGFGGALFVYTHRKIVDFIRGQKKVKRFLEKNRFIYPTLIALIVSTMTFPLGLGRYMAGELTAKEQINELFSNTTLGGAPEDGLKPWHRPNVYITLVVFIIMEFWMTALAVTLPVPTGVFMPVFTIGAAFGRLVGESMAAWFPRGIPNGDDLNLVIPGGYAVVGAAALSGSVTHTISTSVIVFELTGQITHILPVMIAVLIANAISQLLQPSFYDSIIKIKKLPYLPDISHAGSATYDIFVEQIMVKNVKFISWLSTYKDLKDLLDGSEHSSYPLVDSPENMVLLGSMQRGELEYLLEKKIGRARRLIVVTERKMRERGADEEDRVMRAMGQNATIVSFHRQSDGNTEGGGITISPVEDKTPRETEPFGEFEDMTVEEQEAWEAEELKDQLDLKDSHIDPAPFQLVERTSLHKVHSLFSLLGLSHAYVTTLGRLVGIVALKEIRQAVEHSNRYRSQSKSRSDTEENHH
- the LOC139976196 gene encoding chloride channel protein 2-like isoform X1, producing MAMQPDRRELGYEQTLMHGRFTRELKQYAKAEAARIRAEKERQREVEDEFRRYQENTICHRIKANLLYAQKFVFEKIGEDWIFLAILGVVMALLSYALDYTIAKFQIAHVQLFGMLNGQPVLQYFAWVGFPIVLVVFSAGFVHLVSANAIGSGIPEMKTILRGVILKEYLTFRTLVSKVIGLATSLGSGLPIGKEGPFVHLASIVSTLLGKVIVSFRGVFQNESRNSEMLAAACAVGVSCNFAAPIGGVLFSIEVTSVYFAVRNYWRGFFGAVCGAFMFRLLAVFNKEEETITALFKTNFRIDFPFDVQELIAFAFIGIVCGFGGALFVYTHRKIVDFIRGQKKVKRFLEKNRFIYPTLIALIVSTMTFPLGLGRYMAGELTAKEQINELFSNTTLGGAPEDGLKPWHRPNVYITLVVFIIMEFWMTALAVTLPVPTGVFMPVFTIGAAFGRLVGESMAAWFPRGIPNGDDLNLVIPGGYAVVGAAALSGSVTHTISTSVIVFELTGQITHILPVMIAVLIANAISQLLQPSFYDSIIKIKKLPYLPDISHAGSATYDIFVEQIMVKNVKFISWLSTYKDLKDLLDGSEHSSYPLVDSPENMVLLGSMQRGELEYLLEKKIGRARRLIVVTERKMRERGADEEDRVMRAMGQNATIVSFHRQSDGNTEGGGITISPVEDKTPRETEDHYDTINSASTTSNRSDSSSGKRYKLPFGEFEDMTVEEQEAWEAEELKDQLDLKDSHIDPAPFQLVERTSLHKVHSLFSLLGLSHAYVTTLGRLVGIVALKEIRQAVEHSNRYRSQSKSRSDTEENHH